One Brevibacterium spongiae DNA segment encodes these proteins:
- a CDS encoding asparaginase, which translates to MTFSTFTAADAAELAVVIRSDFIESRHIGSAVVLDPHGSPVIRLGAPEVPVFTRSSLKPLQAIAAMSLGAQLTGPAAALATASHKSEAGHVSVVSSMLESAGLSVSDLQCPSAHPADGAFRRELQERARAQGDENTDPRSPLYFNCSGKHTAFLAAARAIGADTATYLDPDHPVQKKVAEVVTAFASEDPAAVGVDGCGAPVFALSLTGLARAIGRVMALGSGGADLGSASATGQDWTAYAGEARTLTEAVFADPWAIEGHGRPNTTVIERLGIFAKGGAEGVIVMATPAGYSVAVKCLDGSSRATGLVALTLLKLVGAFDAGPGTASAGERGASVGEGTASTASVREDASVTDGRTASVSDEEIDATIAAITDPVTGGTDSDGRTDVVGRLELGKDIADISERKWD; encoded by the coding sequence GTGACCTTCTCGACTTTCACCGCCGCCGACGCCGCCGAGCTCGCCGTGGTCATCCGTTCCGATTTCATCGAATCCCGGCACATCGGGTCCGCCGTCGTCCTCGACCCGCACGGATCACCGGTGATCCGCTTGGGTGCCCCCGAGGTTCCCGTCTTCACCCGGTCGAGCCTCAAACCGCTGCAGGCGATCGCCGCGATGAGCCTCGGCGCGCAGCTGACCGGGCCCGCCGCGGCCCTGGCCACGGCCTCGCACAAGTCCGAAGCCGGGCACGTGTCGGTCGTGTCCTCGATGCTCGAGTCCGCCGGGCTGAGCGTGTCCGATCTGCAGTGTCCCTCCGCCCATCCCGCCGACGGAGCCTTCCGCCGCGAACTGCAGGAACGCGCACGGGCACAGGGGGACGAGAACACCGACCCGCGCTCGCCCCTGTACTTCAACTGCTCGGGCAAGCACACGGCGTTCCTCGCCGCGGCCCGCGCCATCGGCGCCGACACCGCCACCTACCTCGACCCCGACCACCCCGTGCAGAAGAAGGTCGCCGAGGTGGTCACCGCCTTCGCTTCCGAAGACCCGGCCGCGGTCGGCGTCGACGGCTGCGGAGCTCCCGTGTTCGCACTCAGCCTCACCGGGCTGGCCCGGGCCATCGGCCGAGTCATGGCACTCGGCAGCGGGGGCGCCGACCTCGGTTCCGCCTCGGCGACGGGACAGGACTGGACTGCGTATGCGGGTGAAGCACGCACCCTCACCGAGGCGGTCTTCGCCGATCCGTGGGCGATTGAGGGCCACGGGAGGCCGAACACCACGGTGATCGAACGCCTCGGGATCTTCGCCAAGGGCGGGGCCGAAGGCGTCATCGTCATGGCCACGCCCGCCGGATACTCGGTGGCGGTGAAGTGCCTCGACGGATCCTCCCGCGCCACCGGCCTCGTCGCTCTCACCCTGCTCAAACTGGTCGGCGCCTTCGACGCCGGGCCGGGCACCGCCTCGGCGGGGGAGCGCGGCGCCTCGGTGGGGGAGGGGACGGCAAGCACCGCCTCGGTGAGGGAGGACGCCTCGGTGACGGACGGCCGCACCGCCTCGGTGAGCGATGAGGAGATCGACGCGACGATCGCGGCGATCACGGACCCGGTCACCGGCGGAACCGATTCCGATGGGCGGACGGACGTTGTCGGACGGCTGGAGCTCGGGAAAGATATAGCCGATATCAGTGAGAGGAAGTGGGACTGA
- a CDS encoding sterol carrier family protein produces MAIRRRIDPDQGRSALEMWSRQTSLDAGSVDRPTIATAVRFALEELAARAEGNSVEVRVPPFGVTQCIAGPRHTRGTPPNVVETSAEVWLNLVAGRTDFATALADGGIEASGTRADLSDHLPLFTAADLEDRR; encoded by the coding sequence ATGGCGATTCGCAGAAGGATCGACCCCGATCAGGGTCGCAGCGCATTGGAGATGTGGTCGCGGCAGACGTCGCTCGACGCGGGCTCGGTCGACCGGCCGACCATCGCCACCGCCGTCCGCTTCGCCCTCGAGGAGCTCGCCGCCCGCGCCGAAGGCAACAGCGTCGAGGTCCGGGTTCCGCCGTTCGGGGTCACCCAATGCATCGCCGGGCCCCGCCACACGCGCGGCACCCCGCCGAACGTCGTCGAAACCTCCGCCGAGGTGTGGCTGAACCTCGTCGCCGGCCGCACCGACTTCGCGACCGCGCTCGCCGACGGCGGTATCGAGGCCTCCGGGACTCGCGCGGACCTCAGCGATCACCTTCCGCTGTTCACCGCAGCAGACCTCGAGGACCGACGATGA
- a CDS encoding aldehyde dehydrogenase family protein gives MSAQITQTTSFIGGRHVPSLITYANVDPATGGILGDVSRAGADEVDRAVQAAAKAQQEWKRSSPEQRSRLLVATAAMITAHRDDLARLESEDTGKPLTQAYADVDVCARYFEFYGHTIESYYGHQIPMADDMHVYTRREPFGVTGHIVAWNYPLQLIGRAAATSLATGNCAVAKPADETPRSTVRLAELIHAVGFPAGAFNVVTGLGAEAGAALSAHPGVAHLGFVGSTQTGSAIAHAAADRVVPTVLELGGKSANIVFPDADIDTAIPSLLRSIIQNAGQTCSAGSRLLVHRDVHAEVVEKMTAAMSSVTIGYGLDDPMLGPLISAKQHDRVAGFLAEVGAGSGSAGAGSGGFGSGGSGAAGTGSAGSGEIVTGGTRPQGLADDLAEGAFITPALVDSVDPQSRIAQEEVFGPVVVTMPFADEDEAVELANGTDYGLVTALWTQNISRAHRVAAEVDAGQIFVNTYGAGGGVELPFGGFKKSGYGREKSIEALDEYTQTKTVAIKL, from the coding sequence ATGAGCGCACAGATCACGCAGACGACGTCGTTCATCGGCGGACGGCATGTGCCCTCGCTCATCACCTACGCGAACGTCGATCCGGCCACCGGCGGCATCCTCGGCGATGTCTCCCGCGCCGGTGCGGACGAAGTCGACCGGGCCGTCCAGGCGGCCGCGAAGGCGCAGCAGGAGTGGAAGAGGTCGAGTCCGGAACAGCGGTCCCGACTGCTCGTGGCCACTGCGGCCATGATCACCGCCCACCGCGATGACCTCGCCCGCCTCGAATCCGAGGACACCGGCAAACCGCTGACGCAGGCATATGCCGACGTCGACGTGTGCGCCCGCTACTTCGAGTTCTACGGCCACACCATCGAGTCGTACTACGGGCACCAGATCCCGATGGCCGATGACATGCACGTCTACACTCGGCGCGAACCCTTCGGCGTGACCGGGCACATCGTCGCCTGGAACTATCCGCTCCAGCTCATCGGCCGAGCCGCGGCGACCTCGCTGGCCACCGGCAACTGCGCCGTGGCCAAACCCGCCGATGAGACACCCCGGTCGACGGTCCGCCTGGCCGAACTCATCCACGCCGTCGGCTTCCCGGCCGGAGCGTTCAACGTCGTCACCGGGCTCGGCGCCGAAGCGGGAGCCGCCCTGAGCGCGCATCCGGGAGTGGCGCACCTCGGCTTCGTCGGATCGACGCAGACCGGGTCCGCGATCGCCCACGCCGCAGCCGATCGGGTCGTGCCGACGGTGCTCGAACTCGGCGGGAAGTCCGCGAACATCGTCTTCCCCGACGCCGATATCGACACGGCCATCCCGTCGCTGCTGCGTTCGATCATCCAGAACGCCGGACAGACCTGCTCAGCCGGATCCCGGCTGCTCGTCCACCGTGACGTCCACGCCGAAGTCGTGGAGAAGATGACCGCAGCGATGTCGAGTGTGACCATCGGCTACGGCCTCGACGATCCGATGCTCGGACCGCTGATCTCGGCCAAGCAGCACGACCGGGTGGCAGGGTTCCTCGCCGAGGTGGGGGCCGGTTCGGGTTCGGCCGGTGCCGGGTCGGGTGGCTTCGGGTCGGGTGGTTCCGGGGCGGCCGGGACTGGGTCGGCCGGTTCCGGGGAGATCGTCACGGGCGGCACGCGGCCGCAGGGTCTGGCCGATGACCTCGCCGAGGGGGCGTTCATCACCCCGGCCCTCGTCGATTCCGTGGACCCGCAGTCGCGGATCGCTCAGGAAGAGGTCTTCGGCCCCGTCGTCGTGACGATGCCGTTCGCCGACGAGGACGAAGCCGTGGAGCTGGCCAACGGCACCGACTACGGTCTCGTCACCGCCCTGTGGACGCAGAACATCTCCCGGGCGCATCGGGTTGCCGCCGAGGTCGACGCCGGTCAGATCTTCGTCAACACCTACGGCGCCGGCGGGGGAGTGGAGCTGCCCTTCGGCGGATTCAAGAAGTCCGGCTACGGCCGCGAGAAGTCCATCGAAGCCCTCGACGAATACACGCAGACGAAGACCGTCGCCATCAAGCTGTGA
- a CDS encoding EamA family transporter — protein MTFPVLGLVLIASVAHALWNLAAKSVTGKGYAFVLAYHGLSAILLAPVAVAIIATGIQALNWTLVAAAALSAVFHIAYSVALQSGYDHAPLGVVYPTARGTGPVVTIIIAVAFLGERPTLAEAAGAFIVIAGIAVVTIRPRSGGDGIGGGSGLRRGLAWGALIGAFIASYTLWDDFAVNHISDSPLLYFAVSEACVGILMTAGILGLPGGAIRRADFREILRAHKRALVTVAILSPLAYVLVLYAMQQAPVALVAPVRETSIIIGTLLAWWFFGEKNVVLKLLGALVVVTGIGLIALG, from the coding sequence ATGACCTTCCCGGTGCTCGGCCTCGTCCTCATCGCTTCGGTCGCCCACGCCCTGTGGAACCTCGCCGCGAAGTCCGTCACCGGCAAGGGCTATGCCTTCGTGCTCGCCTACCACGGGCTCTCGGCGATCCTGCTCGCCCCGGTCGCAGTCGCCATCATCGCCACCGGCATCCAAGCGCTGAACTGGACGCTGGTGGCAGCGGCCGCGCTCAGCGCGGTCTTCCACATCGCCTATTCCGTGGCCCTGCAGTCCGGCTACGACCATGCGCCCCTGGGTGTGGTCTACCCGACGGCCAGAGGCACCGGACCGGTGGTCACGATCATCATCGCCGTGGCCTTCCTCGGTGAACGTCCCACCCTCGCCGAGGCGGCTGGTGCGTTCATCGTCATCGCCGGCATCGCGGTGGTGACCATCCGTCCCCGCAGCGGGGGCGACGGCATCGGAGGCGGTTCCGGGCTGCGCCGCGGGCTCGCCTGGGGCGCACTGATCGGGGCGTTCATCGCCTCCTACACTCTGTGGGACGACTTCGCAGTCAACCACATCAGCGATTCCCCGCTGCTGTACTTCGCCGTCTCCGAGGCCTGCGTCGGGATCCTCATGACCGCCGGCATCCTCGGACTGCCGGGCGGGGCGATCAGGCGCGCTGACTTCCGAGAGATCCTCCGGGCGCACAAACGCGCGCTGGTGACCGTGGCGATCCTCTCACCGCTGGCCTATGTGCTCGTCCTCTACGCGATGCAGCAGGCGCCGGTGGCGCTCGTGGCCCCGGTGCGGGAGACCTCGATCATCATCGGCACTCTGCTCGCCTGGTGGTTCTTCGGTGAGAAGAACGTCGTGCTCAAACTCCTCGGCGCCCTCGTCGTCGTCACCGGCATCGGACTCATCGCCCTCGGCTGA
- a CDS encoding universal stress protein: protein MAHTIIVGIDGSDNAACALQWATTHAQKTSAEIRLVAAYTVPGVNMSQADIVYPADFDAAVKKTVESIAEAAADSVSDAGVPVSTTIVPGDASGVMVEHSKNADLAVVGARGRGGFAGRLLGSVALAMPAHSHCPTVVVPSTWPTRVMPTSPLPIDDPVRAKEARTAEADGGQRPDFSGEIVAAVDPFETDTPVLRAAASQAAIYQLPLRLVGVTATHILSPEWMPSEEHLITMYDEAAKSYEAAAESLTGDFPDLEVRYSIFDAPATEVLVSSTYTAELMVIGSRGRGGFVSTILGSTSQGVLSHAVCPVRVVRVNRRQPGRRR, encoded by the coding sequence ATGGCACACACGATCATCGTCGGCATCGACGGTTCCGATAACGCAGCATGCGCACTGCAGTGGGCGACCACGCACGCGCAGAAGACCTCCGCCGAGATCCGTCTCGTCGCCGCCTACACCGTCCCCGGCGTGAACATGAGCCAAGCCGATATCGTCTACCCCGCCGACTTCGATGCGGCTGTGAAGAAGACCGTGGAATCCATCGCCGAGGCGGCCGCCGACTCCGTCTCGGACGCCGGGGTGCCCGTGTCGACGACGATCGTTCCCGGTGACGCCTCGGGTGTCATGGTCGAGCATTCGAAGAATGCCGATCTCGCCGTCGTCGGTGCCCGCGGCCGCGGCGGATTCGCCGGGCGTCTGCTCGGTTCCGTGGCGCTGGCGATGCCCGCGCATTCGCACTGCCCCACCGTCGTCGTCCCGAGCACCTGGCCGACCCGGGTCATGCCGACCTCTCCCCTGCCCATCGACGATCCCGTGCGGGCGAAGGAGGCCAGGACCGCCGAGGCGGACGGAGGGCAGCGTCCCGACTTCTCCGGTGAGATCGTCGCCGCCGTCGACCCGTTCGAAACGGATACTCCGGTGCTGCGGGCCGCGGCTTCGCAGGCGGCGATCTACCAGCTTCCGCTGCGACTGGTCGGCGTCACCGCCACGCACATCCTCTCGCCCGAGTGGATGCCCAGCGAGGAGCATCTCATCACGATGTATGACGAGGCGGCGAAGTCCTATGAGGCTGCGGCGGAGTCCCTGACCGGGGACTTCCCCGATCTCGAGGTTCGCTATTCGATCTTCGATGCTCCCGCCACCGAGGTGCTCGTGTCCTCCACGTACACCGCCGAACTCATGGTCATCGGTTCCCGCGGTCGCGGCGGCTTCGTCTCGACGATCCTCGGGTCGACGTCGCAGGGAGTCCTCTCCCACGCCGTGTGCCCGGTCCGGGTCGTGCGGGTGAACAGGCGTCAGCCCGGCCGTCGCCGCTGA